From Candidatus Limnocylindria bacterium, the proteins below share one genomic window:
- a CDS encoding sigma-70 family RNA polymerase sigma factor — protein sequence MTEHAARRQAHEEDRRTDRELVYAARDGDMLAFDALFYRYRDGIFRLGLAITKDPSAAEEIAVDTFTRAHRALARLEPEGSLRPWLYRVAVNLSYNRRPRKGVIISPLEDSANDAFQSEERSPSVLAEQAEVRRIVLAAVDTLGPKHRIVVVLHYMNGLNLAEIAQVVDCPIGTVKSRLHYALRRLRTHLSAHPEFGIEPMSFLAPSAKRTVAPVVEPLPGEPR from the coding sequence GTGACCGAGCACGCCGCACGACGGCAGGCACACGAAGAGGACCGGCGCACCGATCGCGAGCTCGTATACGCCGCGCGCGACGGCGACATGCTCGCGTTCGATGCCCTCTTCTACCGGTACCGCGATGGGATCTTCCGCCTCGGTCTCGCGATCACCAAGGATCCATCGGCGGCCGAGGAGATCGCGGTCGACACATTCACGCGCGCGCACCGGGCGCTTGCGCGTCTCGAGCCCGAAGGATCGCTGCGGCCGTGGCTGTACCGGGTTGCGGTCAACCTTTCGTACAACCGGCGCCCGCGCAAGGGCGTGATCATCAGCCCGCTCGAGGATTCCGCGAACGACGCGTTCCAGAGCGAGGAGCGCTCGCCATCGGTGCTCGCCGAGCAGGCCGAGGTGCGGCGCATCGTGCTCGCGGCGGTCGACACCCTGGGGCCCAAGCATCGGATCGTCGTGGTCCTGCACTACATGAACGGTCTGAACCTGGCCGAGATCGCCCAGGTGGTCGATTGCCCCATCGGCACCGTGAAATCGCGCCTCCACTACGCCCTGCGGCGCCTCCGAACACATCTTTCGGCACATCCGGAGTTCGGCATCGAACCAATGTCCTTCCTCGCGCCTAGTGCTAAGAGGACGGTCGCCCCGGTCGTCGAGCCGCTCCCGGGCGAACCGCGATGA
- a CDS encoding zf-HC2 domain-containing protein, translating to MRLFSVACRAAEQKMAALFTGELHPRERLELEAHADVCARCDAALRDLTTISFALDRAYAPLRARGTLLSPARVRLAARVEPRSTVPWWRTGFVGRLSEATMALGFAALVLGGALDLGVKPAPEVVPSVTAPSVIKGYFKTQPPVDESAYARWLRFQLRVIGGPVVPAVRYPVGGQFDVAQYSTEDDWLSAGAPR from the coding sequence ATGAGGTTGTTCTCCGTGGCATGTCGCGCGGCCGAGCAGAAGATGGCAGCTCTCTTCACGGGAGAGCTGCACCCGCGCGAGCGCCTCGAGCTCGAGGCGCACGCTGATGTCTGCGCGCGCTGCGACGCCGCGCTCCGCGACCTCACGACGATCTCGTTCGCCTTGGACCGCGCCTACGCGCCGCTGAGAGCTCGTGGAACGCTGCTGTCACCGGCGCGTGTCCGCCTCGCCGCGCGCGTCGAGCCCCGGTCGACCGTGCCGTGGTGGCGCACCGGTTTCGTCGGCCGCCTGTCCGAGGCGACGATGGCTCTCGGCTTCGCCGCGCTCGTGCTCGGTGGGGCCCTCGATCTGGGAGTGAAGCCCGCACCCGAGGTCGTCCCGAGCGTCACCGCGCCATCGGTCATCAAGGGCTACTTCAAGACGCAGCCGCCTGTCGACGAGAGCGCGTACGCACGCTGGCTCCGCTTCCAGCTGCGCGTGATCGGCGGCCCCGTCGTCCCGGCGGTGCGCTATCCGGTCGGCGGCCAGTTCGACGTCGCGCAGTACAGCACCGAGGACGACTGGCTCAGCGCCGGCGCACCCCGCTAG
- a CDS encoding peptide ABC transporter substrate-binding protein, whose protein sequence is MLGIAGEPRAILSDEPSAQVLQAAVTESLVRRDPDGAFVARLAAEVPTIANGGARIVTDSATPSGRLVATFALRDDARWQDGEPITADDVRFAFDDDRAAPTATTRRWMADRVERVERVDDRTIRFTYRAGERWDLYPLVARVLPAHILAGASPEKRAQYQREPMHAGPFAVAAWIPGFGMTLTAFPRYVGGAPGLGRIEVRFYSDRGAVVDALRRGEVDVAGAPAVEADLARTLDRFADGPRLQALYKAANAVEMLRFGTKGTVFSDLRVRQAVELALDRRALVETIFAGRARVPRSYLVAPLWAATEPLEVPRLDREGARAMLAAAGFRTGRLGILERGAERMTVTLQVATGSQARIDAGRRLSGDLAAIGIAATVLERSATDVLDAVTRGEFDLALLSERTDDPQLASERYAGVVGPWFDVLLSAAAAAPERVDKRALYAAMQQLWAESLPGIPLYQELLVDVAPRNLDGIQPSPNGDPLTWNARDWRFVPVN, encoded by the coding sequence GTGCTCGGCATCGCCGGCGAGCCGCGCGCGATCCTCAGCGATGAGCCGAGCGCGCAGGTGCTGCAGGCTGCGGTGACCGAGTCGCTCGTGCGTCGCGATCCCGATGGCGCATTCGTCGCACGGCTCGCGGCCGAGGTCCCGACGATCGCGAATGGTGGCGCGCGCATCGTGACCGACTCGGCAACACCATCCGGACGTCTGGTCGCGACGTTCGCGTTGCGCGACGACGCGCGCTGGCAGGACGGCGAGCCGATCACCGCGGACGACGTGCGATTCGCGTTCGATGACGATCGCGCGGCACCGACCGCCACGACTCGGCGCTGGATGGCGGATCGCGTCGAGCGTGTTGAGCGCGTCGACGATCGCACGATCCGCTTCACGTATCGCGCGGGCGAGCGATGGGATCTCTATCCGCTGGTCGCGCGTGTGCTGCCGGCCCACATACTCGCGGGCGCGTCGCCGGAGAAGCGCGCGCAGTACCAGCGCGAGCCGATGCACGCGGGACCGTTCGCCGTCGCGGCGTGGATCCCCGGATTCGGAATGACGCTCACGGCATTCCCGCGGTACGTCGGCGGTGCGCCGGGGCTTGGTCGCATCGAGGTCCGCTTCTACAGCGACCGCGGCGCGGTCGTCGATGCGCTCCGGCGTGGCGAGGTCGACGTGGCCGGCGCGCCGGCGGTCGAGGCCGACCTCGCGCGAACGCTCGATCGATTCGCCGACGGGCCGCGGCTCCAAGCCTTGTACAAGGCCGCGAACGCGGTCGAGATGCTGCGCTTCGGAACGAAGGGAACGGTGTTCTCCGATCTGCGCGTGCGCCAGGCCGTGGAGCTCGCGCTCGATCGGCGCGCTCTCGTCGAGACGATCTTCGCCGGCCGCGCGCGGGTGCCGCGCTCGTACCTCGTCGCTCCGCTCTGGGCCGCGACGGAGCCGCTCGAGGTGCCGCGTCTCGATCGCGAGGGCGCCCGCGCCATGCTCGCGGCCGCCGGATTCCGGACCGGACGACTCGGCATCCTGGAGCGTGGCGCGGAGCGGATGACGGTCACGCTGCAAGTGGCCACCGGCTCGCAGGCGCGCATCGACGCAGGTCGGCGTCTCTCCGGCGATCTCGCGGCGATCGGCATCGCCGCGACCGTGCTCGAGCGCTCCGCGACTGACGTGCTCGACGCCGTAACGCGCGGGGAGTTCGATCTGGCGCTCCTGTCTGAGCGCACCGACGATCCGCAGCTCGCATCGGAGCGATACGCCGGCGTCGTCGGTCCCTGGTTCGATGTCCTGCTGTCGGCGGCCGCAGCCGCCCCGGAGCGCGTCGACAAGCGAGCGCTGTATGCCGCGATGCAGCAGCTCTGGGCCGAGTCGCTGCCCGGCATACCCCTCTATCAAGAGCTCCTGGTCGATGTGGCGCCGCGTAACCTCGATGGGATCCAGCCCTCCCCGAACGGTGATCCGCTCACCTGGAACGCACGCGACTGGCGATTCGTCCCCGTCAACTGA
- a CDS encoding peptide ABC transporter substrate-binding protein: MTKRRTGTWSVLALLAIASLLVGACSQAPAGQTTTTGGTTAGQADTNGTLTLNMGSEPDTIDPQKASFVNEIGQASFVFEGLMSFDTKTSKPVPAAAAAAPKLSADGLKYTYTLRDGLKYSDGAALTAKNFEYAFLRGCDPAAAGDYSFVFYIIVGCEAYNTMDTKKATPAELSAARAKVGVKATSDKDIEFTLTDPAPYFVPITALWQGWPVRESDVTKGGDKWTEPSTYIGNGPFKLAEWKHNEKMVFERNDNYRKKIQIKTITKVMINESAVAFAAYRNNELDITGVGPTDLRTVEGDAELKAQVLDVGGSCAFYYGFNVRRPPFNDVNVRTAFSKSFDRAAFVKDVQQGIGKAADGGFIPPGFPGYDNSDTEQKYDVAAAKAALEKASPEAKAGLTGLKYTFSSSATNKARAEWAQGQWKTNLGVTVELDPVQSTAYTALFKKGQDAPQLFFLGWCADFPDQQNWHSTVWATGGVSAARTGYSSKAFDDLTKAADKEADAAKRDSIYNQAGKQLSKDAPAAWVFYDQSKYLVKPWLKGITANPIDYGIPGFFSFENINVIKH, translated from the coding sequence ATGACCAAACGCCGCACCGGCACTTGGTCTGTTCTCGCACTGCTCGCGATCGCGTCGCTGCTCGTAGGCGCGTGTTCGCAGGCACCGGCAGGACAGACGACCACAACTGGCGGCACGACAGCCGGCCAAGCTGACACCAACGGGACGCTGACCCTGAACATGGGCAGCGAGCCAGACACCATCGACCCGCAGAAGGCCTCGTTCGTCAACGAGATCGGGCAGGCCTCATTCGTCTTCGAGGGCCTAATGAGCTTCGACACGAAGACGAGCAAGCCGGTCCCGGCGGCAGCCGCGGCGGCACCGAAACTGTCGGCTGACGGCCTCAAGTACACGTATACCCTGCGCGATGGGCTGAAGTACTCGGATGGTGCGGCTCTGACCGCGAAGAACTTCGAGTACGCGTTCCTGCGTGGCTGCGACCCGGCAGCGGCAGGCGACTACTCCTTCGTCTTCTACATCATCGTGGGCTGCGAGGCCTACAACACGATGGACACGAAGAAGGCAACGCCGGCTGAGCTTTCGGCGGCCCGCGCCAAGGTCGGAGTCAAGGCGACGAGCGACAAGGACATCGAGTTCACGCTCACCGATCCGGCCCCGTACTTCGTTCCGATCACCGCCCTGTGGCAGGGCTGGCCGGTCCGCGAGTCCGACGTCACCAAGGGTGGCGACAAGTGGACCGAGCCCTCGACGTACATCGGCAACGGACCCTTCAAGCTCGCCGAGTGGAAGCACAACGAGAAGATGGTCTTCGAGCGGAACGACAACTACCGCAAGAAGATCCAGATCAAGACGATCACCAAGGTCATGATCAACGAGTCCGCCGTTGCATTCGCGGCGTACCGCAACAACGAGCTGGACATCACCGGCGTCGGCCCGACCGACCTGCGCACCGTTGAGGGCGACGCGGAACTGAAGGCACAGGTCCTCGATGTTGGCGGATCGTGCGCCTTCTACTACGGCTTCAACGTTCGTCGTCCGCCGTTCAACGACGTCAATGTCCGGACGGCATTCTCCAAGTCGTTCGACCGCGCGGCATTCGTGAAGGATGTCCAGCAGGGCATCGGCAAGGCCGCCGACGGCGGCTTCATTCCGCCGGGCTTCCCTGGCTACGACAACTCCGATACCGAGCAGAAGTACGACGTCGCCGCGGCGAAGGCGGCGCTTGAGAAGGCCAGCCCCGAAGCGAAGGCGGGCCTCACCGGCCTCAAGTACACGTTCTCGTCAAGTGCCACGAACAAGGCGCGCGCCGAATGGGCGCAGGGCCAGTGGAAGACCAACCTCGGCGTGACCGTCGAGCTCGACCCGGTGCAGAGCACGGCATACACCGCGCTCTTCAAGAAGGGTCAAGACGCGCCACAGCTGTTCTTCCTCGGTTGGTGCGCGGACTTCCCAGACCAGCAGAACTGGCACTCGACCGTGTGGGCCACCGGCGGCGTGAGCGCTGCCCGGACCGGCTATTCAAGCAAGGCGTTCGACGACTTGACCAAGGCGGCTGACAAAGAGGCCGACGCGGCCAAGCGCGATTCGATCTACAACCAGGCTGGAAAGCAGCTGAGCAAAGACGCTCCTGCGGCCTGGGTGTTCTACGACCAGAGCAAGTACCTCGTGAAGCCGTGGCTCAAGGGCATCACCGCGAACCCGATCGACTACGGCATCCCAGGGTTCTTCTCCTTCGAGAACATCAACGTCATCAAGCACTAA
- a CDS encoding ABC transporter permease: MLKYTIRRLLLMIPTLFFVSLITFGLAKAAPGSPFDKNPDKPARQATIDRWNAYYGLDKPVHEQYILYMSNILHFDFGTSVRRNRPVSEIIASGFPVTAQLGIQALLLALAVALPLGVISALKQNTMIDYGSLFFATVGTTIPSFVMAIFFIYIFALGLKLFPITGWGTPQHMVMPTVILALGAAAFLARITRASMLEAIRQDYVRTARSKGLREQVVIVGHVLKNAMIPVATVVGPAAAGLITGSFIIETFFSVPGIGREYVTSILALDYPVIMATTLLYAFFIIVANLSVDLVYGMLDPRIKVAK; this comes from the coding sequence GTGCTCAAGTACACCATCCGCCGTCTCCTATTGATGATCCCGACGCTCTTCTTCGTCTCGCTCATCACGTTCGGGCTGGCGAAAGCGGCGCCGGGTTCACCCTTCGACAAGAATCCGGACAAGCCCGCGCGCCAGGCAACGATCGATCGTTGGAACGCCTACTACGGACTCGATAAGCCCGTCCACGAGCAATACATCCTGTACATGAGCAACATCCTTCATTTCGACTTCGGCACGAGCGTCCGTCGGAACCGGCCGGTGTCCGAGATCATCGCGTCGGGCTTCCCGGTCACCGCGCAACTCGGGATCCAGGCGCTGCTCCTCGCGCTCGCCGTCGCACTACCCCTCGGTGTCATCAGCGCGCTGAAACAGAACACCATGATCGATTACGGCAGTCTCTTTTTCGCCACGGTCGGGACGACGATCCCGTCCTTCGTGATGGCGATCTTCTTCATCTACATATTCGCGCTTGGCCTGAAGCTGTTTCCGATCACCGGCTGGGGCACGCCGCAGCACATGGTGATGCCGACGGTGATCCTTGCCCTCGGCGCGGCCGCGTTCCTCGCGCGCATCACCCGCGCGTCCATGCTCGAGGCGATCCGCCAGGACTACGTGCGCACCGCTCGCAGCAAGGGCCTGCGTGAGCAGGTCGTCATCGTCGGTCACGTGCTCAAGAACGCGATGATCCCGGTCGCCACGGTCGTCGGGCCTGCGGCCGCCGGCCTCATCACCGGTTCGTTCATCATCGAGACCTTCTTCTCGGTCCCTGGCATCGGCCGCGAATATGTCACAAGCATCCTCGCCCTCGACTACCCGGTGATCATGGCGACGACGCTCTTGTACGCGTTCTTCATCATCGTCGCGAATCTGTCGGTCGACCTCGTGTACGGGATGCTCGACCCGCGGATCAAGGTGGCGAAGTAG
- a CDS encoding ABC transporter permease has product MATASATQERSAELNVLARKQRSLWGDALYRLMRNKAAVAGLIVIASAFLIAALAPVIAPYNPIQIPTNPASQMEPLWTGSKYTDPRYLLGTDFLGRDIVSRLIYASRISMVVGFVPTAIVFGLGVTVGMTAGFFGGWLDQILMRFTDIIYAFPDFLFLLIIVASFRNSPFGKILDGLMLIFVAIAIVGWVGVARLTRGQVLALKEREFVEAARSVGATPRRIMAKHLLPNALAPLIVTAAFAVPNAILGEATLSFLGVGIIPPTPSWGQMINEGFPLFSANPWAVLLPAICISVVMLAFTFVGDGLRDALDPRMKT; this is encoded by the coding sequence ATGGCCACCGCGAGCGCCACCCAGGAGCGTTCGGCCGAGCTCAACGTCCTTGCCCGCAAGCAGCGCTCGCTCTGGGGAGACGCGCTCTACCGCCTCATGCGGAACAAGGCCGCGGTCGCCGGGCTCATCGTCATCGCCTCTGCCTTCCTCATCGCCGCACTCGCTCCGGTGATCGCGCCCTATAACCCGATCCAGATACCCACGAACCCGGCCAGCCAGATGGAGCCACTGTGGACCGGCTCCAAATACACCGATCCGCGCTACCTGCTCGGGACCGACTTCCTGGGACGCGACATCGTGAGCCGGCTGATCTACGCGTCGCGGATCAGCATGGTCGTCGGTTTCGTGCCGACGGCGATCGTCTTCGGTCTTGGGGTCACCGTCGGCATGACCGCCGGCTTCTTCGGCGGGTGGCTCGACCAGATCCTCATGCGCTTCACCGACATCATCTACGCGTTCCCGGATTTCCTTTTCCTGCTGATCATCGTGGCCTCGTTCCGCAACAGCCCCTTCGGCAAGATCCTGGACGGACTGATGCTGATCTTCGTGGCGATCGCGATCGTCGGCTGGGTCGGCGTCGCCCGGTTGACGCGAGGGCAGGTGCTTGCGCTCAAGGAACGAGAGTTCGTAGAAGCCGCCCGATCCGTCGGGGCGACGCCGCGCAGGATCATGGCGAAGCACCTGCTTCCGAACGCGCTCGCGCCGCTCATCGTGACCGCCGCCTTCGCGGTTCCGAACGCGATCCTCGGCGAGGCGACGCTCTCGTTCCTCGGCGTGGGCATCATCCCGCCGACGCCGTCGTGGGGCCAGATGATCAATGAGGGCTTCCCGCTGTTTTCGGCAAACCCGTGGGCCGTGCTCCTGCCGGCCATCTGCATCTCGGTCGTGATGCTGGCGTTCACGTTCGTGGGGGACGGGCTGCGCGACGCACTGGACCCGCGG